A stretch of the Streptomyces sp. NBC_00654 genome encodes the following:
- a CDS encoding MBL fold metallo-hydrolase, which yields MTYSGAVRVGGPADVHELTDLMISKVAVGQMNNNAYLLRCRATGEQLLIDAAAEAGTLLGLIGDDGIASVVTTHQHGDHWQALAEVVAATGARTYAGRYDAEGIPVPTDVLVEDNDTIRVGRVTLTARHLTGHTPGSIALVYDDPHGAPHLFTGDCLFPGGPGRTTHPDEFDSLMGGLETKLFGALPDESWVYPGHGNDTTLGTERPHLTEWRARGW from the coding sequence ATGACGTACAGCGGAGCGGTGAGGGTCGGCGGACCCGCGGATGTGCACGAGCTGACGGATCTGATGATCTCCAAGGTCGCCGTCGGCCAGATGAACAACAACGCCTATCTGCTGCGCTGCCGGGCCACCGGCGAGCAGCTCCTGATCGACGCGGCCGCCGAGGCCGGGACCCTGCTCGGGCTGATCGGTGACGACGGCATCGCGTCCGTCGTCACCACCCATCAGCACGGCGACCACTGGCAGGCCCTGGCCGAGGTGGTGGCGGCCACCGGAGCACGGACGTACGCCGGCCGGTACGACGCCGAGGGCATCCCGGTCCCGACCGATGTGCTCGTCGAGGACAACGACACGATCCGCGTCGGCCGGGTCACGCTGACCGCCCGCCATCTGACCGGGCATACGCCGGGCTCCATCGCGCTGGTCTACGACGACCCTCACGGGGCCCCGCACCTGTTCACCGGGGACTGCCTCTTCCCCGGCGGCCCTGGCCGGACAACACATCCGGATGAGTTCGACTCCCTGATGGGCGGCCTGGAGACCAAGCTGTTCGGCGCCCTGCCCGACGAGTCCTGGGTCTACCCCGGCCACGGTAACGACACCACCCTCGGCACTGAGCGGCCCCACCTCACGGAGTGGCGCGCGCGGGGTTGGTAA
- the uvrA gene encoding excinuclease ABC subunit UvrA, with protein sequence MADRLIVRGAREHNLKNVSLDLPRDSLIVFTGLSGSGKSSLAFDTIFAEGQRRYVESLSSYARQFLGQMDKPDVDFIEGLSPAVSIDQKSTSRNPRSTVGTITEVYDYLRLLFARIGKPHCPECGRPISRQSPQAIVDKVLGLPEGSRFQVLSPLVRERKGEFVDLFADLQTKGYSRARVDGETIQLSEPPTLKKQEKHTIEVVVDRLTVKDSAKRRLTDSVETALGLSGGMVVLDFVDLPEDDPERERMYSEHLYCPYDDLSFEELEPRSFSFNSPFGACPDCTGIGTRMEVDPELIVPDEEKSLDEGAIHPWSHGHTKEYFGRLIGALSEALGFRTDIPWAGLPQRAKKALLFGHKIQTEVRYRNRYGRERAYTTPAFEGAVQFVKRRHSEAESDSSRERFEGYMREVPCPTCEGTRLKPIVLAVTVMEKSIAEVSAMSISECAEFLGRMKLNARDKKIAERVLKEVNERLRFLVDVGLDYLSLNRAAGTLSGGEAQRIRLATQIGSGLVGVLYVLDEPSIGLHQRDNHRLIETLVRLRDMGNTLIVVEHDEDTIKVADWVVDIGPGAGEHGGKVVHSGSLKELLANKQSITGQYLSGKRAIPMPDIRRPVDPGRRLTVHGARENNLQDIDVSFPLGVLTAVTGVSGSGKSTLVNDILYTHLARELNGAKSVPGRHTRVDGDDLVDKVVHVDQSPIGRTPRSNPATYTGVFDHVRRLFAETMEAKVRGYLPGRFSFNVKGGRCENCSGDGTIKIEMNFLPDVYVPCEVCHGARYNRETLEVHYKGKSIAEVLDMPIEEGLEFFEAVPTIARHLRTLNEVGLGYVRLGQSAPTLSGGEAQRVKLASELQKRSTGRTVYVLDEPTTGLHFEDISKLIKVLSGLVDKGNTVIVIEHNLDVIKTADWVIDMGPEGGNGGGLVIAEGTPEKVASVPASHTGKFLQGILDADRISEAALPAARKPVRKAAAATAATAARKTAAGKTAKAVPAKAAKSTAAKSTAAKKTARARKA encoded by the coding sequence GTGGCCGACCGTCTCATCGTCCGTGGCGCGCGCGAGCACAACCTCAAGAACGTCTCGCTCGATCTCCCCCGCGACTCCCTCATCGTCTTCACCGGGCTCTCCGGGTCGGGCAAGTCGTCCCTCGCGTTCGACACGATCTTCGCCGAGGGCCAGCGGCGCTACGTGGAGTCCCTCTCCTCGTACGCCCGGCAGTTCCTCGGGCAGATGGACAAGCCGGACGTCGATTTCATCGAGGGACTCTCGCCCGCCGTCTCCATCGACCAGAAGTCGACCTCGCGCAACCCGCGCTCGACGGTCGGCACCATCACCGAGGTGTACGACTACCTCCGGCTGCTCTTCGCCCGGATCGGCAAGCCGCACTGCCCGGAGTGCGGCCGGCCCATCTCCCGCCAGTCGCCGCAGGCCATCGTCGACAAGGTGCTCGGCCTGCCCGAGGGCAGCCGGTTCCAGGTCCTCTCACCGCTGGTGCGCGAGCGCAAGGGCGAGTTCGTCGACCTCTTCGCCGATCTGCAGACCAAGGGCTACAGCAGGGCCAGGGTCGACGGCGAGACCATTCAGCTCTCCGAGCCCCCCACGCTCAAGAAGCAGGAGAAGCACACCATCGAGGTGGTCGTCGACCGCCTCACCGTGAAGGACAGCGCCAAGCGCCGGCTGACCGACTCGGTCGAGACCGCGCTCGGGCTCTCCGGCGGCATGGTCGTGCTCGACTTCGTCGACCTCCCCGAGGACGACCCCGAGCGCGAGCGGATGTACTCCGAGCACCTCTACTGCCCGTACGACGACCTCTCCTTCGAGGAGCTGGAGCCCCGCTCCTTCTCCTTCAACTCGCCCTTCGGTGCCTGCCCCGACTGCACGGGCATCGGTACGCGCATGGAGGTCGACCCGGAGCTGATCGTCCCGGACGAGGAAAAGTCCCTCGACGAGGGGGCGATCCACCCCTGGTCGCACGGCCACACCAAGGAGTACTTCGGCCGGCTGATCGGCGCGCTCTCCGAAGCCCTCGGATTCCGTACGGACATCCCCTGGGCCGGGCTGCCGCAGCGCGCGAAGAAGGCCCTGCTCTTCGGCCACAAGATCCAGACCGAGGTGCGGTACCGCAACCGGTACGGCCGCGAGCGCGCCTATACGACCCCCGCCTTCGAGGGCGCGGTGCAGTTCGTGAAGCGGCGCCACTCCGAGGCCGAGAGCGACTCCAGCCGTGAGCGCTTCGAGGGCTACATGCGCGAGGTGCCCTGCCCGACCTGTGAGGGCACGCGGCTGAAGCCGATCGTGCTCGCGGTGACGGTGATGGAGAAGTCCATCGCCGAGGTCTCCGCGATGTCGATCAGCGAGTGCGCCGAGTTCCTGGGCCGGATGAAGCTCAACGCCCGCGACAAGAAGATCGCCGAGCGGGTGCTCAAGGAGGTCAACGAGCGGCTGAGGTTCCTCGTCGACGTCGGCCTCGACTACCTCTCGCTGAACCGGGCGGCGGGCACGCTGTCCGGCGGTGAGGCCCAGCGCATCCGGCTCGCGACACAGATCGGCTCCGGGCTGGTCGGCGTGCTGTACGTCCTGGACGAGCCGTCCATCGGGCTCCACCAGCGGGACAACCACCGCCTGATCGAGACCCTCGTCCGGCTCCGCGACATGGGCAACACCCTCATCGTCGTCGAGCACGACGAGGACACCATCAAGGTCGCCGACTGGGTCGTCGACATCGGCCCCGGCGCCGGTGAGCACGGCGGCAAGGTGGTCCACTCCGGCTCGCTCAAGGAGCTGCTGGCCAACAAGCAGTCGATCACCGGCCAGTATCTGTCCGGCAAGCGGGCGATCCCGATGCCCGACATCCGGCGCCCGGTCGACCCGGGCCGCCGCCTCACGGTGCACGGCGCCCGGGAGAACAACCTCCAGGACATCGACGTCTCCTTCCCGCTCGGAGTCCTCACGGCCGTCACGGGTGTCTCGGGGTCCGGAAAGTCGACCCTGGTCAACGACATCCTCTACACGCACCTGGCCCGTGAGCTCAACGGAGCCAAGTCGGTCCCCGGCCGGCACACCCGGGTCGACGGCGACGACCTCGTCGACAAGGTGGTGCACGTCGACCAGTCGCCCATCGGCCGTACGCCCCGGTCCAACCCGGCCACGTACACCGGAGTCTTCGACCATGTCCGCAGGCTGTTCGCCGAGACGATGGAGGCGAAGGTGCGCGGCTATCTGCCGGGCCGCTTCTCCTTCAACGTCAAGGGCGGCCGCTGCGAGAACTGCTCCGGCGACGGCACCATCAAGATCGAGATGAACTTCCTGCCCGATGTGTACGTCCCGTGCGAGGTCTGCCACGGAGCGCGCTACAACCGGGAGACCCTGGAGGTCCACTACAAGGGCAAGTCCATCGCCGAGGTGCTGGACATGCCGATCGAGGAGGGCCTGGAGTTCTTCGAGGCCGTCCCGACGATCGCCCGCCATCTGCGTACGCTCAACGAGGTGGGCCTCGGATACGTCCGGCTCGGACAGTCCGCGCCGACGCTCTCCGGCGGCGAGGCGCAGCGGGTGAAGCTGGCGAGCGAGCTCCAGAAGCGCTCCACCGGCCGCACGGTCTACGTCCTGGACGAGCCGACCACCGGTCTGCACTTCGAGGACATCAGCAAGCTGATCAAGGTGCTGTCCGGTCTGGTCGACAAGGGCAACACGGTGATCGTCATCGAGCACAACCTCGATGTCATCAAGACCGCGGACTGGGTCATCGACATGGGCCCCGAAGGGGGCAACGGCGGAGGTCTGGTCATCGCCGAGGGCACTCCGGAGAAGGTCGCCTCGGTTCCCGCCAGCCACACCGGGAAGTTCCTCCAGGGCATCCTGGACGCGGACCGGATCAGTGAGGCCGCGCTGCCCGCGGCCCGCAAGCCGGTGCGGAAGGCGGCCGCCGCCACCGCCGCCACCGCGGCCAGGAAGACGGCTGCGGGGAAGACGGCCAAGGCAGTGCCCGCCAAGGCCGCCAAGAGCACGGCCGCCAAGAGCACGGCGGCGAAGAAGACGGCCCGCGCCCGCAAGGCGTGA
- a CDS encoding TerD family protein: protein MTVNMTKGQAISLQKSDGGTLTAVRMGLGWQAAPRRGLFGSRTREIDLDASAVLFADKQPVDVVFFRHLVSDDGSVKHTGDNLVGGAGSGGDDEAILVDLARIPVHIDQIVFTVNSFTGQTFQEVQNAFCRIVDETNGQELARYTLDGGGQYTAQIMAKVHRAGSGWQMTALGNPANGRTFQDLMPSILPHL from the coding sequence GTGACGGTCAATATGACCAAGGGTCAGGCCATCAGCCTGCAGAAGAGCGACGGGGGGACCCTGACCGCGGTACGGATGGGGCTCGGCTGGCAGGCGGCTCCGCGCCGCGGACTGTTCGGCTCGCGCACCCGCGAGATCGACCTGGATGCCTCGGCGGTGCTGTTCGCCGACAAGCAGCCTGTCGACGTCGTGTTCTTCCGCCACCTCGTCAGTGATGACGGCTCGGTGAAGCACACCGGCGACAACCTGGTCGGCGGCGCCGGTTCGGGCGGCGACGACGAGGCGATTCTCGTCGACCTCGCGCGCATCCCGGTCCACATCGACCAGATCGTCTTCACGGTGAACTCCTTCACCGGACAGACGTTCCAGGAGGTGCAGAACGCCTTCTGCCGCATCGTCGACGAGACCAACGGCCAGGAGCTCGCCCGGTACACGCTCGACGGCGGCGGACAGTACACCGCGCAGATCATGGCGAAGGTGCACCGCGCGGGGAGCGGGTGGCAGATGACCGCCCTCGGCAACCCGGCCAACGGCCGCACGTTCCAGGACCTGATGCCCTCGATCCTGCCGCACCTGTAG
- a CDS encoding papain-like cysteine protease family protein: protein MRNRRIRPGRFPFTVLLAAVLLAVPAVTATAAQNPAVTPEGSAVAATQRLNITMQAQQKTNWCWAAAGNTIATWFGRTYSQNQFCNAAFGRNQGYECPNSQATLGDVQNGLSWTGVNPGSYVTGWLRYPTVQGEISAGRPVETRIQWSSGGGHMHVLYGYDDANSWVYWGDPWPSSNRYNWASHAWYVNNNEFSWTHSLYRIGA from the coding sequence ATGCGCAACCGAAGAATCAGGCCGGGAAGGTTCCCGTTCACGGTACTCCTGGCCGCCGTGCTCCTCGCCGTACCCGCGGTGACCGCCACCGCCGCGCAGAACCCGGCCGTCACGCCGGAGGGCAGCGCCGTCGCCGCCACCCAGCGGCTGAACATCACGATGCAGGCCCAGCAGAAGACCAACTGGTGCTGGGCGGCCGCGGGCAACACCATCGCCACCTGGTTCGGGCGCACCTACTCCCAGAACCAGTTCTGCAACGCCGCCTTCGGCCGGAACCAGGGCTACGAGTGCCCCAACTCGCAGGCCACGCTGGGTGATGTCCAGAACGGCCTGTCCTGGACCGGGGTCAACCCCGGGTCGTACGTCACGGGCTGGCTCCGCTACCCGACCGTGCAGGGCGAGATATCCGCCGGCCGTCCCGTCGAGACGCGCATCCAGTGGTCCTCCGGCGGCGGGCACATGCATGTCCTGTACGGCTACGACGATGCCAACAGCTGGGTCTACTGGGGCGATCCCTGGCCCTCCAGCAACCGCTACAACTGGGCCTCCCACGCCTGGTACGTGAACAACAACGAGTTCTCCTGGACCCACTCGCTGTACCGGATCGGGGCGTGA
- a CDS encoding TerC family protein — MDVSWTLWVLTILGLCALIAVDFFIGRKPHDVSTKEAGIWTIIWIALAALFGFGLLLFGESQASGEFFAGFITEKSLSVDNLFVFVLIMAKFSVPSHLQQRVLLVGVLIALVLRTIFIAAGAAVIANFSWIFYIFGAFLIYTAWKLIQEARADEDEEDFEENRLLKSIEHRFGVADKYHGTKLFIRSNGKRVLTPLMVVMLAIGTTDVLFAVDSIPAIFGLTQDPYIVFTANAFALMGLRQLYFLIGGLMKKLVHLSYGLSVILGFIGVKLLLHALHESGVHVPEVTIPFSLAFICAVLVVTTITSLMANKKQAAAEAEAEAEAAAKKDDQADEESKSISG; from the coding sequence GTGGACGTTTCATGGACCCTTTGGGTGCTGACCATTCTTGGTCTGTGCGCCTTGATCGCCGTCGACTTCTTCATCGGGCGCAAGCCCCATGACGTGTCGACAAAAGAAGCCGGAATCTGGACCATCATCTGGATCGCGCTGGCCGCCCTCTTCGGGTTCGGTCTGCTGCTCTTCGGCGAGAGCCAGGCATCCGGCGAGTTCTTCGCCGGGTTCATCACCGAGAAGTCGCTCAGTGTCGACAATCTCTTCGTCTTCGTCCTGATCATGGCGAAGTTCTCGGTGCCCTCCCACCTCCAGCAGCGTGTGCTGCTCGTCGGTGTGCTGATCGCGCTGGTGCTGCGGACCATCTTCATCGCCGCGGGCGCCGCGGTGATCGCCAACTTCTCGTGGATCTTCTACATCTTCGGCGCGTTCCTGATCTACACCGCCTGGAAGCTCATCCAGGAGGCGCGGGCCGACGAGGACGAAGAGGACTTCGAGGAAAACCGACTCCTCAAGTCGATCGAGCACCGCTTCGGTGTCGCCGACAAGTACCACGGCACCAAGCTCTTCATCCGGAGCAACGGCAAGCGCGTGCTGACCCCGCTGATGGTCGTCATGCTCGCCATCGGCACCACCGATGTGCTGTTCGCCGTGGACTCCATCCCGGCGATCTTCGGTCTGACCCAGGACCCGTACATCGTCTTCACCGCCAACGCCTTCGCCCTGATGGGGCTGCGTCAGCTGTACTTCCTCATCGGCGGCCTGATGAAGAAGCTGGTCCACCTCAGCTACGGCCTGTCGGTGATCCTCGGCTTCATCGGCGTGAAGCTGCTGCTGCACGCGCTGCACGAGTCCGGGGTGCACGTTCCCGAGGTCACCATCCCGTTCTCGCTGGCCTTCATCTGCGCCGTGCTGGTGGTCACCACGATCACCAGCCTCATGGCCAACAAGAAGCAGGCTGCGGCCGAGGCCGAGGCCGAGGCTGAGGCGGCGGCGAAGAAGGACGATCAGGCCGACGAGGAGAGCAAGAGCATCTCCGGCTGA
- the heR gene encoding heliorhodopsin HeR, with protein sequence MEREDGTSVATGVTTERLTGLRRWNLGLTLLHLIQAVAIVLLAGSFSITVTSSVPEGPPGTAAPAPEALFDVPIGWAVAVFLALAAADHLLTATVCRDTYERDLRRGINRFRWLEYALSATLMVLLIGFYAGITSLNAVIAVVGANVGMILFGWVEEVMNPPGRARTRMLPFWFGTLVGVTPWVSIAYNTVAAETVPGFVYGIVLVQAALFFSFGLNQWLQYRGVGRWSHYAYGEKAYLVLSLVAKSLLAWQIFAGSLAD encoded by the coding sequence GTGGAGCGAGAGGACGGCACATCGGTGGCCACCGGTGTCACCACCGAGCGTCTCACCGGGCTCCGCAGGTGGAACCTGGGGCTCACGCTGCTGCACCTGATCCAGGCCGTGGCCATCGTCCTGCTCGCCGGAAGCTTCTCGATCACCGTGACCTCCTCCGTCCCCGAGGGGCCACCGGGAACGGCAGCGCCCGCCCCGGAAGCGTTGTTCGACGTGCCGATCGGCTGGGCCGTCGCCGTCTTCCTCGCCCTCGCGGCGGCAGATCACCTGCTGACGGCGACAGTGTGCCGCGACACCTACGAACGCGACCTCAGACGCGGCATCAACCGCTTCCGGTGGCTGGAGTACGCGCTGAGCGCAACCCTGATGGTGCTCCTCATCGGCTTCTACGCGGGCATTACCAGCCTCAATGCCGTCATCGCCGTCGTCGGCGCCAACGTCGGGATGATTCTCTTCGGCTGGGTCGAGGAGGTGATGAACCCTCCGGGGCGGGCGAGGACAAGGATGCTGCCGTTCTGGTTCGGGACGCTGGTCGGCGTCACGCCGTGGGTCTCGATCGCGTATAACACCGTCGCGGCCGAGACCGTCCCCGGCTTCGTGTACGGAATCGTTCTCGTCCAGGCCGCCCTCTTCTTCAGCTTCGGTCTCAACCAGTGGCTCCAGTACCGCGGAGTCGGCCGGTGGTCCCACTACGCATATGGCGAAAAGGCCTACCTGGTCCTCAGCCTCGTGGCGAAGTCACTCCTGGCGTGGCAGATCTTCGCCGGCTCGCTGGCTGACTGA
- a CDS encoding maleylpyruvate isomerase family mycothiol-dependent enzyme: MNDHAHDLGAVREATERLLSAAGTWDDAAVAEPSRLPGWSRGHVLAHLSRNADALANVLRGLPMYASSETRDRDIERDGPRPLAEQLADLRDSGARLLAAAAEPGDWSRTVTLRNGVTDSASRVPFRRRIELELHHVDLGAGYELEDLSDEFVTREIAFLADRFAGHPDVVATALTDEDGREWSTGGGAGGAPAAVRGPAAELLGWLSGRRDGSALTVTAGPLPALPPL; the protein is encoded by the coding sequence ATGAACGATCATGCGCACGACCTGGGAGCTGTACGCGAGGCGACCGAACGACTGCTCAGCGCAGCGGGCACGTGGGACGACGCCGCTGTCGCCGAGCCGTCACGGCTGCCCGGCTGGAGCCGGGGCCATGTACTGGCCCACCTGTCACGTAACGCCGACGCACTGGCAAATGTTCTCCGGGGTCTCCCGATGTACGCGAGCAGCGAAACCCGCGACCGGGACATCGAGCGCGACGGCCCGCGCCCCCTCGCCGAGCAGCTGGCCGACCTCCGGGACAGCGGTGCCCGCTTGCTCGCGGCGGCCGCGGAACCGGGCGACTGGTCCCGCACCGTCACCCTGCGCAACGGTGTGACGGACTCCGCGTCCCGGGTCCCCTTCCGGCGCCGGATCGAGCTGGAGCTGCACCACGTCGACCTGGGTGCCGGCTACGAGCTGGAGGACCTGTCGGACGAGTTCGTGACCCGGGAGATCGCCTTCCTCGCCGACCGCTTCGCCGGGCACCCCGATGTCGTGGCCACCGCCCTGACCGACGAGGACGGCCGCGAGTGGTCGACGGGCGGCGGGGCCGGGGGCGCCCCGGCGGCCGTCCGGGGCCCGGCCGCCGAACTGCTCGGCTGGCTCTCCGGGCGCCGCGACGGCTCCGCGCTGACCGTGACGGCGGGCCCGCTGCCCGCACTGCCGCCGCTATAG
- a CDS encoding TerD family protein, translated as MTAELVRGQNHTLPQTRLEIRVSAGSPVVAGATLGDEQGTVRGIEWIAHPGSPRLPGLEVSQQAAAGHRLAVDLDALPDAVHRVTVLLALPVGAGGPVRFGAVAAPFVAVTGLDGTEIATFTLTGLDSETAVSALELYRRQGAWKVRAVGQGYAAGLAEMLADQGVAEAAELAGSIQEAVARGMARSVAPPPPRTPDGDRARHATGPSASPAPRPAAEPSSGAPRPAAEPSPAVRPAAEPSADPAAAGVPASGATGAAAAGGPISYAHPRRRSTAPPPPPAAPQAPPGQAAPPVAGDATGWSMDERLYNQIWGMFEDLARATAAYRSAVDFADSRMEQELDRTLSDPRNRIGGAGDRAREAALAKRDELTGRAREALDRDLAQLVAEAAVVEPALPAAYAGWGNPVWHGYRVPMEIPMALRIGDLHLPERTDLRIPLLVRLPLERGIWVDSGRTSSGAAALADTDSLRRLAMESAVGHAARMLAVYPAGEFSVHVIDPAGSASGALAPLVGAGVLAGPPAAGPGGVASVLAHLTRRVDLVQMAVRAGAADSLPPDLDTGEHLLIVNDFPHGFDDRAVTQLRYLADEGPAVGVHLLMVADREDAGAYGPVLDPLWRSLLRITPVADDHLADPWVGHAWTYEPLSLPPGSRVLEQVLAAVAAARRTGGR; from the coding sequence ATGACGGCCGAACTGGTCCGGGGGCAGAACCACACCTTGCCCCAGACCCGTCTGGAGATCCGGGTATCGGCGGGTTCCCCCGTCGTGGCCGGAGCCACCCTCGGCGACGAACAGGGCACGGTGCGCGGCATCGAGTGGATCGCGCACCCCGGATCGCCCCGGCTCCCCGGTCTTGAGGTGTCCCAGCAGGCCGCCGCGGGCCACCGGCTCGCGGTGGACCTTGACGCCCTGCCCGACGCGGTCCACCGTGTCACCGTGCTGCTCGCCCTCCCCGTGGGCGCCGGCGGTCCGGTGAGGTTCGGTGCGGTCGCCGCGCCCTTCGTCGCCGTCACCGGGCTGGACGGCACCGAGATCGCCACCTTCACGCTCACCGGCCTGGACTCCGAGACCGCCGTCAGCGCCCTGGAGCTCTACCGCCGGCAGGGAGCCTGGAAGGTCCGCGCCGTCGGCCAGGGATACGCCGCCGGACTCGCGGAGATGCTCGCGGACCAGGGGGTGGCGGAGGCCGCGGAGCTGGCCGGTTCCATCCAGGAAGCCGTCGCCCGGGGCATGGCCCGCTCCGTGGCGCCGCCACCGCCCCGTACCCCGGACGGAGACCGGGCCCGCCACGCAACGGGACCCTCGGCCTCCCCGGCGCCCCGGCCCGCCGCCGAGCCCTCGTCGGGCGCCCCCCGGCCCGCCGCCGAGCCCTCCCCTGCGGTCCGGCCCGCCGCCGAGCCGTCGGCCGACCCCGCCGCGGCCGGCGTGCCCGCGTCCGGTGCCACGGGGGCAGCCGCGGCGGGCGGCCCCATCAGCTACGCGCACCCGCGTCGCCGGAGCACCGCACCGCCGCCCCCGCCCGCGGCACCCCAGGCCCCGCCCGGACAGGCCGCGCCTCCCGTCGCCGGTGACGCGACCGGCTGGTCGATGGACGAGCGCCTCTACAACCAGATCTGGGGCATGTTCGAGGATCTGGCCCGTGCCACCGCCGCCTACCGCAGCGCCGTGGACTTCGCCGACTCCCGCATGGAGCAGGAGCTCGACCGCACCCTGTCCGACCCGCGCAACCGGATCGGCGGCGCGGGCGACCGGGCCCGCGAGGCGGCCCTCGCCAAGCGCGACGAGCTGACCGGCCGGGCGCGCGAGGCCCTGGACCGCGACCTCGCGCAGCTCGTCGCCGAGGCCGCCGTCGTCGAACCCGCGCTTCCCGCCGCCTACGCGGGCTGGGGCAATCCCGTCTGGCACGGCTACCGCGTCCCGATGGAGATTCCGATGGCCCTGCGCATCGGTGACCTCCATCTGCCCGAGCGCACCGACCTGCGCATCCCGCTCCTCGTACGGCTGCCCCTGGAGCGCGGCATCTGGGTCGACAGCGGCCGCACGTCCTCCGGGGCCGCCGCGCTGGCGGACACCGACAGCCTGCGCCGCCTCGCCATGGAGAGCGCGGTCGGCCATGCCGCCCGGATGCTCGCCGTCTACCCCGCCGGGGAGTTCTCGGTGCATGTCATCGACCCGGCGGGCTCGGCGTCCGGGGCACTCGCGCCCCTGGTCGGCGCGGGAGTCCTCGCCGGGCCGCCGGCCGCCGGACCCGGGGGAGTGGCCTCGGTCCTCGCCCATCTCACCCGGCGCGTGGACCTGGTGCAGATGGCGGTCCGGGCCGGTGCCGCCGACTCGCTCCCGCCCGACCTGGACACCGGCGAGCACCTCCTGATCGTCAACGACTTCCCGCACGGTTTCGACGACCGGGCCGTCACCCAGCTGCGCTACCTCGCCGACGAGGGCCCCGCGGTCGGAGTGCACCTGCTGATGGTCGCGGACCGGGAGGACGCCGGCGCGTACGGCCCGGTGCTCGACCCGCTGTGGCGCTCCCTGCTGCGGATCACCCCGGTGGCCGACGACCACCTCGCCGACCCCTGGGTCGGCCATGCCTGGACGTACGAGCCGCTGAGCCTGCCGCCGGGCAGCCGCGTCCTGGAACAGGTGCTCGCCGCCGTGGCCGCCGCCCGTCGCACGGGCGGCCGCTGA
- a CDS encoding Rieske (2Fe-2S) protein, with translation MPGQPAARRTVLKGAALAGAAGLGVAACSTDSKLGHAETPTPTAPVDLGAADAVPVGGAKLYREQRVVVSCPAKGQYKAFSAQCTHGGCVLDKVEGIEGHCPCHGSRFDMTTGKALHGPATVPLPSVPVTAEGGKLVVGPEA, from the coding sequence ATGCCCGGCCAGCCCGCCGCCCGCCGTACCGTGCTGAAGGGTGCCGCTCTCGCCGGTGCCGCCGGGCTGGGAGTGGCCGCCTGCTCGACCGACTCCAAGCTCGGCCACGCCGAGACGCCCACGCCGACCGCACCCGTGGACCTCGGTGCCGCGGACGCGGTCCCCGTCGGTGGCGCCAAGCTCTACCGTGAGCAGCGCGTCGTCGTGAGCTGCCCGGCGAAGGGCCAGTACAAGGCGTTCAGCGCCCAGTGCACCCACGGTGGCTGTGTCCTGGACAAGGTCGAGGGCATCGAGGGCCACTGCCCCTGCCACGGCAGCCGCTTCGACATGACCACCGGTAAGGCGCTCCACGGCCCGGCCACGGTGCCGCTGCCCTCCGTCCCGGTCACGGCCGAGGGCGGCAAGCTCGTCGTGGGCCCCGAAGCCTGA